aaagaaagaataaaagaagaagaatgagaaggaaaagggtaaaaaccttcttcttcttcttcttcttcttcttcttctttcttctaaCTTGCTTACTCCCATTTTTGCAGATttgattcacttcatggaagctggACTGATGGAATGCTAGTTTTAGTTTCTGTTTTGATTTTGTGTTGATAAACAATGTATGTTGAATAACTCCGTGAAACTATGTATGTATGTTGATGAACTCCGTGAAACTATGTATGTATTGGACTTTTAATACCCTATGTGTTCTATTGCGTTGATGGACTGCTAGATGATGGATACATGGGCTATGTTTGAGGTTGAAACTATATATATAATTTATGTCTTTTGAAAATGCAAGGATATAACAAAAATCAGAAAAAACATGGGCTATacagcctctttgccgtctgttggcagacggcaaagagctttgccatcagccagcagacggcaaatcTGCCACATGGCAGCTACCTATGCAACCTGGGGCACTGGCTGGCCTATTTGGTTAGtttgtcgtctgctggctgacggcaaagagcgtTGCATCTTTGCTGTCTGCCGGCGGACGGCATAGCTTGACACGTGGCAGCACCTTGGGGCTGGCCTATTccgctactttgccgtctgctggcagacaaCAAAGATGCAATTGTATTTGCCGTCtaccagcggacggcaaagcacgccgttaacccCTTAACGGACCTAACCTGGCACTTGTGCCGTccgggctctttgccgtcggctggCGGACGTCAAAGAGCGTTTCATCTTTACTGTCGGCAAAGAGCCCTTCGCCATAGCCTATTCAGCCAGACCTgttgtcgtctgctagcggacggcaaaggcctttgccgtcagccatggcagacgtcaaagtgcctgattcctgtagtgaataTTAAAAGCAGATTTCTGCGAATAGTCCCTTCAACTTGAGAGCGGCTAAATGGCTCCTGAGCTCATTTGCTCTTGCGCATGAATAGTAAAATTAAAAGAAATACTACAAAATTttaaaaattctgatttttttttcatgGAAGATGATCTAATGCATGACGTTCGTGCCAAATTTCAGATCATTTGGACATTTGAGCAGCTCtcaacaaaaaaaattaggggtATGTGAAAAAGTTTACTGTTTTGCACTGTCCAAACCGATTTTGTTATTTTTGCTGAGAGCGGGTCAGATATTTAAATAAGTTGAAATTTGGCACGGTCCTCACACACTAAAATATCTTTCATGGatttttttgaaaacttttagtattttttatgattttactgttcaccgagATCATATGAGCTCGGGCTCCGAAGTCGATTATCCCTCCAACTTTTCTTCTTCATGGACAACACTTCTTTTTCTCTGGTGCTCCCACATCCCTCTCTCCATGGGCGATGTGGAGGTTGCAGAGCTCTTAGGCATGGATGACCTCATGATGGAGCCCATAACACACGCACGTCACATTTTAGGGCTTTCATGTGGATGGTTCTGACCTCGCTAGGTCCAACGTTAGTGGTGTTCTAGCTAATCAAAGACGTTCTGCTACAAAGTGAAAAATTGCACGGTATCGATAGGTACCGGCACATCGGGTACGTTCGTTTAGTTGTCAAGATTCGTGTTGAAGATTGGTGTATAAATCGTGAATCATTTGTCATTTCACACATAGAGCAATACAACATGTAAATATTGTACGCGGTCCCATCAATGTTAGCTTTCAGTCAAACCGTGGTCTAGCATGCATGTGCTGCCcattctctctcttctctctcccaaATTAATGCATCACCTTCACTAACTTAAAATCATTCATATTTCTTAGACAAAAAAAATCtgatttgatttttttttatttGAACTCTTGGCGAAGAGACCTTTAAAACATGACTGGCCTTCAATGTATTTCGAACGagtttaaaaaaatcatgaaacatatttcacaaaaatcacatatatttcaattccattttttaaatAATATATTTCGCTGTTTTGAAATAAGTTGTTACATAATTTCAAATAATCTATTACAGAAGTTGACATTTCAGTTTCATATTGTTTTCATTTTCAGGACCCACATTTCACTTTTCACTACTTGTTTCACAAAAATCACATGTATTTCATTTCCACATTTGGGAAATAAAATATTTCACTCTTTTAAATAGAATTGTTACACATTTGCAAATAATCAATTTCACAAGTTAACAATTTAGTTTCATATTATTTTCACTTTCAGAACACACTTTTCACTTTCCACTGGCTTCTTTCACAAAAGCCACATCTATTTCAATTGCATATTGTTGAATGATATATTTCACTCTTTTGAAATAAATATTACACATTTTAAAATAATCAATTTCACAAGTTGATATTTCAGTTCCATATTATTTTCATTTTTGGAACCCACATTTCACTTTTCACTGTGTGTTTCACAAAGATCACATCTATTTAAATTGCACATTTGCAAAATAACATATTTCACTCTTTTGAAATAAATTGTTTCACAAATCGGCCGTTTGAGGTGGATGGTTTTGACCTCGCCAGCTCCAACGCTGGTGGTGTTCTAGGTAATCAAAGGAGTTCTGCTGCGAGATCGGTGTGGAAATTTTTTGATGGGTGAATGGTTAGCGGTATTGGATTGTTGGTGTTGCAAGGTACTTTAACCATGTTGCAAAAGTGGTTGTGTTTTTGCATTGTTGTATGCATCTTTTGTTGCATATATAGGTTCGTCCCTATGTTGCATATTTTGTGAAAATCTATTCTGAACGATTGGGATTTGCAGCATATGCAATTTTTCCTATAAATATCTCGATGTTTTGCACCAACCCAGTTCGCATCTCAACGATAAACTTTCACTTCGCCTCTCTCCCTCGGTCCCTCCCAAGTCCCATCCCCACCAAGAAGTTTCAAGAAACTCAAGAACCTCTCCTCCCATGGGGGTGCCGCTGCCGGAGTCGAGGTGGCGGCCGTGGGCTGAACTCCCCGAGAGGTACCTCAGCGACATCATCCGCAACCTCCCGTGCATCCTCGACCACGCCCGCTTCTCCGGCGTCTGCACTAGGTGGCGCGAGACGGCGCGGCCGAACCCGCCGAGGTTCCCGTTCCCGTGGCTGATGATGCCATCCACCGCCGCGACCTCCTTCTTCTGCGTCGCCTGCGGAGCGACCCACCACCGCCCCAGGCTCCCCGCGGACGCCCGCGGCGCGCGCTTCTGCGGCTCTTTCCCGGGCGGCTGGCTCGTCGCCGAGCTCCCGTGGCCGCACGGCCACTACGCGTTGCTCAACCTCCTCACCGGCGCGCGCGTCCCCCTCCCGAGGCTCCTCGCCGTCCCCTGCCACGGTGGCGGCAAGATGTGCCCCGTCGTTCTCCACGCCGTCACCCTCTCCGCCGCGCCGTCCGTCGAGCCCGGCCCCGGCGAGCCCTACTACGCCGCCGCCATAGTGGCTGGCCAGTCCAACATCGCGTTCTGGTGCCCGCGCGCCGGGAACTGCTGGTTTCCGCCGATCTTCTCGTCGGACGCCAGCGACGAATCGTGGCACGATTTCTTGCCCAAGGACAGGATCGAGGACGTGATATACTTCTCCGGCAAGTACTTCGTGGGCTTCTACGTCCTCACCAACGAGGAGGACCTCCTGATGTTCCGGCCGAAGCCCGACGGCGACGGAGCGCAGCTCTCCACGTTCACGGTGCGCTACAGCTTCCCCGGCCACCGCGCGGCCGAGCCGGCGCCGGGGCAGACGGTCTCCCGCTACCTCGTCGTGTCCCGCGGAGAGCTGCTGATGATCGTGAGGTTCGCCGGCCCCGAGGAGCGCACGAGGTTCGACGTGCTCGTGCTGGAGGAGAAGAAGATCGTCGGGGGAGCGGACCACAACGACCCGCCCCGAGTCTTGGCTTCTTGGAGACGGTGCTGCAGCGCGGCGACCCTCAGCGGCCGGAGGATCTTCCTCGGGCGGTGCTGCTCCGTGGCCGTCGACGTGGGGTACCCCTTCCCGCTCTACATCTACTTCCTGGACGACGGCAGGAGGTCCCACGGCGCCCTCCCGACGGCCGGGAGCCCGCCGTACCCCTGCAGCGAGACCGGCGGGTTCTGGTTCTTCAACAAGGGCATCGTGCGCTGCCTCCCGCGAGAGCCTCCGTCGGACTGCTCGCCGTGGATTTGGTTCTACCTGTCCGACGCGACATTCCGGGCCGGCGTGCCTCCGCCTGCAACTCCGGCTTGCGGCTGGGGGGTCGACACTGACAGTGAGTAGTGACGGCACATTATCTGCAGCAGGACAGAATTCGAACTACGTACATGTAAATCTACTGTCCCGTCAGTTCTTCATCCCTGCTTTGGTAAGGTCTCAAATGTTTTGATTTGATTCTTCATCCTCGCCGAGGATTTGCTTCATTGTTCTTCATCATAAGAGATGCATGAACAAACGATTGTTTGCAGTTCAGCTAATGGTGGTGTGTACTGAAACAAGGTCCTGAATAGTTCAGTGCTCTCTGTTAATATTTGAAGTTCAGATATGTTCCTGAGGCAGCAAGATTGAATGATGAATCTTTGGTAATGTCCCATTGATTGATACCTATCTCTTGTGAGCTCATATATTATCTTGAATCTTGCGAGTGTGTGTAATACTGTGGTGATGGCATGAATGAATATATGAAACCAGCCTCAGTGCCATCATATCCTTTCCATTGGCGCAGTTTGGATCTTTTTTTGCTGTAGACTGTGGTACAAGTGCAATGGAGGGTGTGACTGAATCCTTGATTCAGCTAAATCTACACACATAACCGTTGGGTGGATCCTCCTACTGAGGAGTAGGCTCAGGCTGCTTCCTGTAGCTGTAGTTCGTTTGCTGCACATAAACAATGCACTTGCTGAAAATACAGTGTAACCATAGAGTAGATCTCTGCATATATTGTATGTCAACTGGGAAATGAAGTAGAATATCAGCGATTGCTGCCATTCTGCGGCACCCCAGCTTTGAAGCCTCTTGACATCATGTCATAGTTCTCTCACCTAGCTGTCCGTGTTACTGCATATGTAGTTCTATACTTCTATACTAGCAGGAGCAAGATGCACCCTCTTAAAAAGAATGAAAGCAAGAAGCAACGGTATGAATCATGCTCGTGCATAGTACTCTACGTGACCAAAAGTACATGATTCAGCAGGCACACTCGTATCTCCTCATGCATCATATCGAAGATGATCACACCTCCTCATCCAGTAGAGGGACGTCGAACTCCTGCAGCTCCGGCCACTCGATGATGTAGCAAGAAACATGTAGCAGAATCTGGATCACAGCACTGACGACGGCAGTAATGTTTGGCGCCTGTTCACAGGAACCAACATTAGTATAGACTGCTGTATTTTGAGATCACACACATATCTGCAGAAACTGGCAATGAAATGCTGAAACATGCTAGGATTTGCACTGAAACTTCATATGGACCATTTCTGATTATGACACCATGCACAAGAATGATTCAGCCGCATATCACGTCAACACATCGGCCCAGCTAGCCGCGCTACGCACATGGATCTTTTAGGTGAAGCCACTGCAAGTTTGCAACACACATTCAAATTTTGGGAAAAACAAGAAACATACCGCAATAGAGCGAAGAACCTTGGTACCCGCACAGGCATAAGCTGTCCAAATTACGCCATTAACCAAGGACGCGAGAGGAACCGGCAATGGTGGCATGCACCTTGTGTTCAAGGACTTGCAGGCGGCTGGCCGTGTATGTAGAACATAAATACATGAATATGAGTGACTTAAAGTGTTCCAAATTGAAATGCATGTGAGCTAAAGATGCTTACAATGTTAAGCAGCGGGGAAGCAGCCAACACTATACCACTAACAGCGCACAGCAAGTCGAACCCAGCTTTCCTCTCCATGAAATAAAGAACAAGCAGAAATGCGTACACGAGCAACGTAACAATACTACCTCCAATCCACCAACGGCGTTGGCCAGCCGTAGAGTAGACGAGGTAGAAGGTAAAGTAGCAAGCTTGGACGCATGCCCCCATGATGTTGAGCCAGAACACAAACTCATTACCGGCGATCAGACCGCAGAGAATCCATACGCCGCAGTTGAAGAGAGCTGCgagaaaggggagaggagatcaCTCGCCAACTGACCCCTCCTTCCAGATATCTCTGAGGGTAGTGCAGCTGCCAAAAAACAATATGGGTCAGAATATAGTCAATCAACCCAGGCCAATTGGTTTAAGAACTTTTTTTAGGTAACAATGCCAAACTTACGCTGGCATGATCATAACGATCAGAGCGGAAAACTGGCCTACATATCCGAGAGCTTCTTCGGCTGGACCCATCACGTCCTCTAGCATCTATATGATTTTCAGTAAAGAAAACAATTATCATAAGAGAAAAGTGAAGCGGTTTATAACTGCGGAAAGGAAAAACAAAGATATCACAATATTTGCAGAACATACAGAAAGGTTTACAATGGCAGGGCGTAATGACTCATGATTTGATTCAAGTGGATCTAAGTGCATTCTTTTGTTTTTTGAGAACAAGCTCTAAGTGCATTCTAGGATGCTTATATAGTATGAGGAATTTGCAATCTTCAAGTGTACTAATGGAACACATGATTTTGCACCAATGATCTGACATAGGGATCCGACCGAAGTCCTAAGGCTTACTTCAAGCTTTAGAAACTCAAATCATTTAAAGTGGAAGAATAAAT
The sequence above is a segment of the Aegilops tauschii subsp. strangulata cultivar AL8/78 chromosome 6, Aet v6.0, whole genome shotgun sequence genome. Coding sequences within it:
- the LOC141025913 gene encoding uncharacterized protein, translated to MGVPLPESRWRPWAELPERYLSDIIRNLPCILDHARFSGVCTRWRETARPNPPRFPFPWLMMPSTAATSFFCVACGATHHRPRLPADARGARFCGSFPGGWLVAELPWPHGHYALLNLLTGARVPLPRLLAVPCHGGGKMCPVVLHAVTLSAAPSVEPGPGEPYYAAAIVAGQSNIAFWCPRAGNCWFPPIFSSDASDESWHDFLPKDRIEDVIYFSGKYFVGFYVLTNEEDLLMFRPKPDGDGAQLSTFTVRYSFPGHRAAEPAPGQTVSRYLVVSRGELLMIVRFAGPEERTRFDVLVLEEKKIVGGADHNDPPRVLASWRRCCSAATLSGRRIFLGRCCSVAVDVGYPFPLYIYFLDDGRRSHGALPTAGSPPYPCSETGGFWFFNKGIVRCLPREPPSDCSPWIWFYLSDATFRAGVPPPATPACGWGVDTDSE